A single region of the Roseofilum capinflatum BLCC-M114 genome encodes:
- a CDS encoding glycosyltransferase family 2 protein → MKRNIAIVLATYNPDLEYLRKQIESLQGQTWQDWICHIVDDRSSQACQHQIQALIAADPRFQFHPYSENVGSYHNFERGLQLCVDDPSLQAIACCDQDDVWLPDKLERQWHTLESESALLVHSDLELIDGQDQTRHASAWQFEKRSPQNLTPQLLLLRNTLTGCTMMFRPQLLPVLLPFPARNGGDWYHDWWIALIASHQGKIAHISHPLVRYRIHESNAVGVVEDAGTLSQEAIAAWQKIGKMTGRSYITHRNLNQAVCDRLNLNPQEVKNNPFGDRPLNFGLPILQLGWRSWQAGYGSQGIALRVFVHKCRKDVKRLLSRGGSIAFLK, encoded by the coding sequence ATGAAGCGAAACATTGCGATTGTTCTGGCAACTTATAACCCGGATTTGGAATATTTACGAAAACAAATTGAGTCTTTACAAGGGCAAACGTGGCAAGATTGGATTTGTCATATAGTGGACGATCGCTCCTCTCAAGCGTGCCAACACCAGATTCAAGCCCTGATCGCCGCAGATCCGCGTTTTCAGTTCCATCCCTACTCGGAAAATGTCGGTTCCTACCATAACTTTGAGCGGGGATTACAGTTGTGTGTAGACGATCCGAGTTTGCAGGCGATCGCCTGTTGCGATCAGGATGATGTTTGGTTACCCGATAAATTAGAGCGTCAATGGCACACTTTAGAGTCAGAATCAGCCCTTTTAGTCCATTCTGACCTAGAGCTGATCGACGGGCAAGACCAAACCCGACACGCTTCTGCATGGCAGTTTGAAAAGCGATCGCCCCAAAACCTCACCCCCCAACTGCTCCTCCTCCGCAACACCCTCACCGGATGTACGATGATGTTTCGTCCCCAACTACTCCCGGTGCTGCTGCCCTTTCCTGCTCGAAATGGGGGCGACTGGTATCATGATTGGTGGATTGCCCTAATTGCTTCCCATCAGGGCAAAATCGCCCATATTTCCCATCCCCTGGTGCGATATCGCATTCATGAGAGCAACGCGGTGGGGGTGGTGGAAGATGCGGGGACTCTCTCCCAGGAAGCGATCGCCGCATGGCAGAAAATCGGAAAAATGACGGGAAGAAGCTATATTACCCATCGTAATTTGAACCAAGCAGTCTGCGATCGCCTCAACCTCAATCCCCAAGAGGTGAAAAATAACCCTTTTGGCGATCGCCCCCTCAATTTCGGTTTGCCCATCCTACAGCTAGGCTGGCGCAGTTGGCAAGCGGGGTATGGTTCCCAGGGAATTGCCCTCCGAGTTTTTGTCCATAAATGCCGCAAAGATGTTAAAAGATTATTAAGTAGGGGTGGGTCTATAGCCTTTCTCAAATAG
- a CDS encoding EAL domain-containing protein, with the protein MIVASKRQNPDLGSIMISRVKSKLYERLQTRRVHAGEPIFYEGDRGDFAYILEEGEVEIWTQIDEKRRILNRLYPGSMFGEIALIDGQPRSASATALTDVRLTVVTKEQVNRRIQEADPLLRMLLLMVMRYFRSETQNFRSRGKALAPKFFLEKLYPDLNPQKDLSFRLTEAVDLIRMENELRTALNENEFKLVYQPILDLETQTITGFEALIRWHSPKRGFVPPDQFIPLAESTSLIVPIGQWVMETGLQALRTIQEQVSYPLTMSFNIASRQIEDPNFLSFLLNCTDKNGLNYQQVKLEILERTLFDSERAIAWVQQCHALGFPLVLDDFGTGYSSLQYLNEYNLDTLKIDKSFVQGMNAQENNKSRSICYAIINLSKALGMTIVAEGIETREHLEALKEFECNYGQGYFFSRPVPLEEAIALFDDPRFSLGNGE; encoded by the coding sequence ATGATAGTTGCCAGCAAACGTCAGAATCCAGACTTGGGGAGCATCATGATTTCTAGGGTGAAGTCCAAACTCTACGAACGGCTTCAAACTCGCCGGGTACATGCCGGAGAGCCGATCTTCTATGAAGGCGATCGCGGAGACTTCGCCTATATCCTTGAAGAAGGAGAAGTGGAAATTTGGACTCAGATAGACGAAAAACGCCGGATTCTGAATCGTCTCTATCCTGGCTCCATGTTTGGTGAAATTGCCTTAATTGATGGTCAACCGCGATCGGCTTCGGCTACCGCTTTAACCGATGTGAGATTAACTGTAGTCACCAAGGAGCAGGTCAACCGCCGCATTCAAGAAGCCGATCCCCTGTTGCGAATGTTACTGTTGATGGTGATGCGCTATTTTCGCTCGGAAACACAAAATTTCCGATCGCGCGGTAAAGCCCTAGCGCCTAAGTTTTTTCTAGAGAAACTCTATCCTGACCTGAATCCCCAAAAAGATCTCTCATTTCGACTGACAGAAGCCGTAGATTTGATCCGCATGGAAAATGAGTTACGCACGGCTTTAAATGAGAATGAATTTAAGCTCGTCTATCAACCGATCCTCGATTTAGAAACCCAAACTATCACCGGGTTTGAAGCTTTAATTCGCTGGCACAGTCCTAAACGGGGGTTTGTACCTCCCGATCAGTTTATTCCCTTGGCAGAATCGACTTCTTTAATTGTCCCTATTGGTCAATGGGTGATGGAAACTGGACTGCAAGCCTTAAGGACAATTCAAGAACAGGTCAGTTATCCATTAACCATGAGTTTTAATATCGCTAGTCGCCAAATTGAAGATCCAAATTTTCTCAGTTTTCTCCTCAATTGTACGGATAAAAATGGACTCAACTATCAGCAAGTGAAGCTGGAAATTTTAGAGCGCACTTTATTTGACAGCGAACGGGCGATCGCCTGGGTACAACAGTGTCATGCTTTGGGGTTCCCTTTGGTTTTAGATGATTTTGGTACGGGATACTCTAGTCTCCAGTATCTGAATGAATACAATCTCGATACCTTAAAAATTGATAAGTCCTTTGTCCAAGGGATGAATGCCCAGGAAAATAACAAAAGTCGTAGTATTTGTTATGCGATTATCAACTTATCGAAAGCGTTGGGAATGACGATTGTTGCAGAAGGCATTGAAACCCGTGAGCATCTAGAAGCGCTCAAAGAATTCGAGTGTAATTATGGGCAAGGGTATTTCTTTTCACGACCTGTTCCCCTAGAAGAGGCGATCGCCCTCTTTGACGACCCCCGGTTTAGTTTAGGGAATGGGGAATAG